In Paenibacillus sp. FSL M7-0420, a single genomic region encodes these proteins:
- a CDS encoding YolD-like family protein, with product MGKKLEAGGLRESSRIMLTEHKGGIRRDERETWHSLKPVLDEQKLEEIEHTLALSLRSHVRVTLVLYGPLEQRKLSGFVTSIHTHSREFKLRWAEEWKWLLVDDIVEAYIV from the coding sequence ATGGGCAAGAAGCTTGAAGCGGGCGGTCTGCGGGAGAGCAGCCGGATCATGTTGACGGAGCATAAGGGCGGGATCAGGAGGGACGAACGGGAGACCTGGCATAGCCTGAAGCCGGTGCTGGACGAGCAGAAGCTGGAGGAGATTGAGCATACGCTGGCCTTATCGCTGCGGAGTCATGTGCGGGTTACGCTGGTGCTGTATGGTCCTCTGGAGCAGAGGAAGCTGAGCGGGTTCGTGACCTCCATTCACACCCACTCGCGTGAATTCAAGCTGCGGTGGGCGGAGGAATGGAAGTGGCTGCTGGTAGATGACATTGTGGAGGCTTATATTGTCTAA
- a CDS encoding GNAT family N-acetyltransferase — MIRAANVEDREDISRLLTQLGYPDTELFMKENIERLLADPNEELKVYEAEGCVIACLSLHYIPQLGMRGDIASISYLVVDSSVRGKGIGQELVEFASASARRRGCASIQVHCHARRIEAHTFYERQGFREAPKYFSRRLDQ; from the coding sequence ATGATTAGAGCTGCAAATGTGGAGGATCGGGAGGATATTTCCAGACTATTAACGCAATTAGGTTACCCGGATACCGAGCTTTTTATGAAAGAGAATATAGAAAGACTGCTTGCTGACCCCAATGAGGAGTTAAAGGTCTATGAAGCGGAAGGATGTGTTATCGCCTGTCTTTCCCTGCATTATATCCCGCAGCTGGGCATGAGAGGAGATATCGCCTCCATTAGTTATCTGGTTGTGGATTCCTCAGTTAGAGGGAAGGGAATCGGACAGGAATTAGTGGAATTCGCCTCAGCTTCCGCCCGCCGAAGAGGATGTGCCAGTATCCAGGTTCATTGCCATGCCAGAAGAATAGAGGCTCATACATTTTATGAAAGACAAGGTTTCAGGGAGGCCCCTAAGTACTTCTCAAGAAGGTTGGACCAATAA
- a CDS encoding PH domain-containing protein — MAYCTACGAEYKQGAKFCGECGAGTEEAGSSAAARRPAAGHSSGPEQELWQGKPAGISDRLKGLIGLNTTKYTITSQRIMVKSGLIGKDVEEIELLRVNDFSVTQSVMQRMLGIGTLIILSDDASSPQLPFNRIRKVQSVKDILRQAVRDEKIANNISYREHI, encoded by the coding sequence ATGGCTTATTGCACAGCATGTGGTGCGGAATACAAGCAAGGTGCCAAATTCTGCGGGGAATGCGGGGCAGGCACAGAAGAGGCCGGTTCTTCGGCAGCAGCACGGCGTCCGGCGGCTGGCCATAGCTCCGGTCCCGAGCAAGAATTATGGCAGGGCAAGCCTGCCGGCATCTCCGACCGTCTCAAGGGGCTGATCGGACTGAATACCACCAAGTATACGATTACGTCCCAGCGGATTATGGTGAAGAGCGGACTGATCGGCAAGGATGTCGAAGAAATTGAGCTGCTGCGGGTCAACGATTTCTCCGTCACCCAGTCGGTTATGCAGCGCATGCTGGGCATCGGGACGCTGATCATTTTGTCGGATGATGCTTCATCTCCGCAGCTACCCTTCAATAGAATCCGTAAGGTTCAATCTGTCAAGGATATCCTGCGCCAAGCCGTCCGTGACGAGAAAATCGCCAACAACATCAGCTACCGCGAGCATATCTGA
- a CDS encoding glycosyl hydrolase has protein sequence MEQRNLRDLLDSASRLIGDVQWQAAFRKIQMAPADAELGAPARKLLETLYWLQGQGMISGQHDYLESPDDINNKLKITAGSYAGLHGYEMGPISGQTEKLISSQRQGVTDSAIRWHKAGGIVAMTYHANLPGSAPAWTNVSMSLSEANFSKYITPGTPEYTALIAELDKVAVFLKKLNDAGVPVLWRPYHEMNGGWFWWGQKSSFVTLWEIMFQRYTVYHKLHNLLWVWSPNAKNKNSEEPAKYYPGSGRVDVLAADIFEGDYKASHHDTLWDLGRGKLIAIGENGELPPPAVLAGTQNKWSYQMTWGKMLYERNKDAVIQAFMRNSAVFSRDDYSAKAAAYASSGGVLPKPGLYGQYYNNITLTGTPALTRTDTNINFAWRQAAPDPAVHADLFSVRWSGRISAAYSETYTIYSYSDDGIRVWIDGKLVIDSWMKQSGQERQGTVSLIAGKLHELKVEYYENQGDARAVLMWESPSQAKGVIPAGALYLP, from the coding sequence GTGGAACAGCGCAATCTCAGGGACCTGCTGGATTCGGCCTCGCGGCTGATTGGTGATGTGCAGTGGCAAGCGGCTTTTCGCAAAATACAAATGGCTCCAGCTGACGCGGAGCTGGGAGCTCCCGCACGGAAGCTGCTGGAGACGCTGTACTGGCTGCAGGGCCAGGGAATGATCAGCGGTCAGCATGATTACCTGGAGAGCCCGGATGATATCAACAACAAGCTGAAGATTACGGCTGGCAGCTATGCCGGACTACACGGTTATGAGATGGGGCCGATCAGCGGCCAGACGGAGAAGCTTATCAGCAGTCAGCGGCAGGGCGTAACCGACAGTGCGATCCGCTGGCACAAGGCCGGGGGCATCGTAGCGATGACCTATCATGCCAACCTGCCGGGCAGCGCACCCGCCTGGACGAATGTCTCTATGAGCCTCAGCGAAGCTAATTTCAGCAAGTACATCACACCCGGAACCCCCGAATATACCGCGCTGATTGCCGAGCTCGATAAGGTAGCTGTTTTCCTGAAAAAGCTCAATGACGCCGGTGTCCCCGTCCTCTGGAGACCTTATCATGAGATGAACGGCGGCTGGTTCTGGTGGGGGCAGAAGTCCTCCTTCGTGACCCTCTGGGAGATCATGTTCCAGCGGTACACCGTCTATCATAAGCTGCACAATCTTCTGTGGGTGTGGAGTCCGAATGCCAAGAACAAGAATAGTGAGGAGCCGGCGAAATATTATCCGGGCAGCGGCAGAGTGGATGTGCTGGCGGCGGATATTTTCGAGGGGGATTACAAGGCAAGCCATCATGATACGCTCTGGGACCTGGGGCGCGGCAAGCTGATCGCCATCGGCGAGAACGGAGAGCTTCCTCCGCCAGCTGTGCTGGCAGGCACGCAGAACAAATGGAGCTATCAGATGACCTGGGGCAAGATGCTGTACGAGCGCAATAAGGATGCAGTGATTCAGGCTTTTATGCGGAATAGTGCCGTATTCTCCAGAGATGACTATTCGGCCAAAGCGGCGGCGTATGCTTCTTCAGGAGGGGTACTCCCCAAGCCGGGCCTCTATGGGCAGTATTATAACAATATTACGCTTACCGGCACGCCTGCCCTCACCCGGACAGATACCAATATTAACTTCGCCTGGAGGCAGGCGGCGCCTGATCCGGCCGTTCACGCAGATCTGTTCTCGGTACGCTGGAGCGGCCGAATAAGCGCTGCCTACAGTGAGACCTACACGATCTATTCATATTCCGATGACGGAATCCGGGTATGGATTGACGGGAAGCTGGTTATTGACAGCTGGATGAAGCAGAGCGGGCAGGAGCGGCAAGGCACCGTGAGTCTGATTGCAGGGAAGCTGCATGAGCTGAAGGTGGAGTACTATGAGAATCAGGGGGATGCGCGGGCGGTACTGATGTGGGAGAGCCCCAGCCAGGCCAAAGGCGTCATTCCGGCAGGAGCCCTCTACCTTCCATAA
- a CDS encoding NucA/NucB deoxyribonuclease domain-containing protein, which produces MKAKKSIISLIIIALLSLAAYLLEENGQWLPQTPSANPSEVVKLKFPADRYPETAKHIQKAIRKGESAICTINRKDAEENRKASLKGVPTKKGYDRDEWPMAMCAEGGAGAHIEYITPSDNRGAGSWVGNQLEAFADGTRVEFIFK; this is translated from the coding sequence ATGAAAGCCAAAAAGTCCATCATCAGTCTCATCATTATCGCCCTGCTAAGTCTTGCCGCCTACCTGCTGGAGGAGAACGGGCAATGGCTGCCGCAGACCCCTTCTGCGAATCCTTCGGAGGTCGTGAAGCTGAAGTTCCCGGCAGACCGCTACCCGGAGACCGCAAAGCACATCCAGAAGGCCATCCGCAAGGGAGAGTCAGCGATCTGCACCATCAACCGCAAGGACGCGGAGGAGAACCGCAAGGCGTCTCTGAAGGGAGTCCCCACGAAGAAAGGCTATGACCGGGACGAATGGCCGATGGCCATGTGTGCAGAAGGCGGAGCCGGGGCGCATATTGAGTACATAACGCCCAGTGATAACCGCGGAGCGGGAAGCTGGGTCGGCAATCAGCTGGAGGCGTTCGCTGACGGTACGCGTGTGGAGTTTATTTTCAAATAA
- a CDS encoding YjfB family protein: protein MDIAALSVVMSQSSLQQAAGLQVMSLAKEQAQSSAQDMVQMLSQATHPTLGKTLDIRA, encoded by the coding sequence ATGGATATTGCTGCATTATCCGTAGTGATGAGCCAGTCATCCTTACAGCAGGCCGCAGGGCTGCAGGTGATGAGCCTTGCCAAGGAGCAGGCGCAGAGCAGCGCCCAGGATATGGTTCAGATGCTGAGTCAGGCCACGCACCCCACCTTGGGAAAAACACTTGATATTCGGGCGTAA